One genomic segment of Rivularia sp. PCC 7116 includes these proteins:
- a CDS encoding endonuclease/exonuclease/phosphatase family protein yields the protein MWLIKFWTNVLAGCAVIATTLSFAGRQYWVFALMEHLRVQYSLILIIALFVSVLTSKKRIKLWNITCLIALLINLFFILPLFIPPQQNSISLNKSLESNSERILLTHVTLNNKKPDATKAIEYLNKQNTDILFLLEVTPQSLIQLKRGLTNYQLVTAFPKYNSHGIAWFVPKETTKPIKINNFGFIRIPSSNNRPLLKANISFQGREIVLLCFHVISPRNAKTVAYQEIELDALADWSQRLLQTSEQDLIVIGDFNSTPWYGVFRRLLNTSGLINSQRGFGIQTTWHSLLPTVLRIPIDNCLHSKSLTTVRRFIGQDINSDHLPLFIELKLN from the coding sequence TTGTGGTTAATTAAATTTTGGACAAATGTTCTAGCAGGATGTGCGGTAATCGCGACAACATTATCTTTTGCTGGAAGGCAATATTGGGTGTTTGCTTTAATGGAACATCTACGAGTTCAATATTCGCTGATTTTAATTATTGCATTATTTGTAAGTGTGTTAACTTCAAAAAAGCGAATAAAACTCTGGAATATTACATGCTTGATTGCTTTATTGATAAACTTATTCTTTATTCTTCCCTTATTTATTCCTCCACAGCAAAATTCAATATCGTTAAATAAATCCTTAGAGTCTAATTCAGAAAGAATTCTGCTTACTCATGTAACGCTTAATAACAAAAAACCCGATGCAACCAAAGCAATAGAGTATTTAAACAAGCAGAATACAGATATTTTATTTTTATTAGAAGTTACCCCCCAATCCTTAATACAGCTTAAACGAGGGTTGACTAATTACCAGTTAGTTACAGCATTTCCCAAATACAATAGTCACGGAATTGCTTGGTTTGTACCCAAAGAAACAACAAAGCCAATCAAAATCAACAACTTCGGATTTATTCGTATACCAAGTTCCAACAATCGTCCTTTATTAAAAGCAAATATTTCTTTTCAAGGAAGAGAAATTGTTTTGCTTTGTTTCCACGTTATTAGCCCTCGCAATGCAAAAACAGTAGCGTATCAAGAAATAGAACTTGATGCTCTTGCTGATTGGAGTCAAAGGCTTTTACAAACTAGCGAGCAAGATTTAATCGTCATCGGTGATTTTAATAGTACTCCTTGGTATGGAGTATTTCGCAGACTATTAAATACAAGTGGTTTGATAAATTCTCAACGCGGCTTTGGCATACAAACGACTTGGCATTCTCTTTTACCAACCGTATTAAGGATACCCATAGATAACTGCTTGCATAGTAAATCATTAACTACAGTTAGGCGTTTTATTGGGCAAGATATCAATTCAGATCATTTACCTTTGTTTATAGAATTGAAACTGAATTAG
- a CDS encoding DUF3445 domain-containing protein, which yields MSSDLLLEVKTVEESKDSAAYFPLQNGRYEIKPGMMPFDTDFGNQSDSKLFQLDSNFESYRQVKLAARKSSLSKHYQTYNYSNSVAKAVAQLIINRLTTEYPQYFNLANHGNQLTLNCQLTKEILYFNQKFQLLKYKSSDKSIFPDYISTLDALAAQIQSDILVISRNQNSDDWMSAIHLCYPNHFSAAEKIGKDFVSVHLPVAGIEKINQRAKAIVNTMIVRKPMMRFAWGLSTDTRLNHHPQPPSGIESKQWYGRNFDISNPRLFLRIERQVMWGLPEYDAAIFTIRTYFRDCREIKKDFVLKNKLISAIESMTPESLIYKDLLESKQDILAWLNQ from the coding sequence ATGTCATCCGATTTATTGCTAGAAGTTAAAACTGTAGAAGAATCTAAAGATAGTGCTGCTTATTTTCCTCTACAAAACGGACGCTATGAAATTAAACCGGGAATGATGCCTTTTGATACCGATTTCGGCAATCAGTCTGACAGCAAGCTGTTTCAATTAGACAGTAATTTTGAGAGCTATCGTCAGGTGAAACTTGCAGCGCGTAAATCATCTTTGAGCAAACATTATCAAACTTATAACTATAGTAATTCTGTTGCTAAAGCAGTAGCGCAACTGATAATTAATCGTCTGACTACAGAATATCCGCAATATTTCAATCTGGCTAATCATGGTAATCAATTAACATTAAACTGTCAGCTAACTAAAGAAATACTATATTTCAATCAAAAATTTCAACTATTAAAATATAAGTCATCCGATAAAAGTATTTTTCCCGATTACATTTCTACTTTAGACGCTTTAGCAGCACAAATACAATCAGATATCCTAGTGATTAGTCGTAATCAAAATAGCGATGATTGGATGAGTGCAATTCATTTGTGTTATCCCAATCATTTTTCGGCAGCAGAAAAAATAGGTAAGGATTTTGTTAGCGTACACTTACCGGTAGCAGGTATCGAAAAAATAAATCAGCGAGCCAAAGCGATTGTGAATACCATGATAGTCAGAAAACCAATGATGCGCTTTGCTTGGGGTTTGAGTACCGATACTCGTTTAAATCACCATCCTCAACCACCCTCTGGGATAGAATCAAAACAATGGTATGGTAGAAATTTTGATATCAGCAATCCCAGATTATTTTTAAGAATAGAGCGTCAAGTAATGTGGGGATTACCAGAATATGATGCGGCTATCTTTACAATTAGAACTTATTTTAGAGATTGTCGGGAAATTAAAAAAGATTTTGTTTTGAAAAATAAATTAATTTCTGCAATTGAATCCATGACACCTGAATCTTTGATTTATAAAGACTTGCTAGAAAGTAAACAAGATATTTTAGCTTGGCTAAATCAGTGA
- a CDS encoding GAF domain-containing protein, with protein MTHNFFNTPENNQEFSESESTHILKATVDESGQAFIDEEQPNVDDEWARYFTETVRYIRQSLIKEDILKTATEEVRRVLDCDRVVVYSLNKQSQGLISAESVSPRFTKGLGRIIKDPCFEARYMEKYQDGRVKAIANIYEANLAACYIEQLEKLEVKANLVAPIINEGKLIGLLVAHQCSQPRYWLSHEITWFSQIAMQVGFALDSANILIEVANLKKQADGEAQWTQYFTDTVKLIRQSLNREDILEVATEEVRRILECDRVVIYGLNQDSYGVIIAESVAPRFTKGLGMILQDPCFEEKYFDKYQNGRVRVIPNIYQANLTPCHITQLERLEIKANLVAPIINEGKLLGLLVANQCSQFRDWHSYEVRWFSQIAMQVGFALENANVLAEADSLKDKVDTEAQWTQYFTDTVKLIRQSLNREDILEVATEEVRRILECDRVVIYGLNQDSYGVIIAESVAPRFTKGLGMILQDPCFEEKYFDKYQNGRVRVIPNIYQANLTPCHITQLEKLEIKANLVAPIINEGKLLGLLVANQCSQFRDWHSYEVRWFSQIAMQVGFALENAKLIESNAKANELNKSLFLPQQEDLRKVIIELSQDSKMIFKVFWNKALNISNYVAACGKEIHEILDAAQLIKITGEEVEKQIQRNYDLLESERENIKLTLENIPLLQEAAKDGEMRVKQLDEHCQNLCNYISQLDVRIAKQVSNSENNSEKAQITKEEFSGATAETQPLLTSDIAKINEIVEIIEVRNQEISTWVQSLQNNKQKLDTIVTANIQTSRLISTITKTANSQKEASAQLEKYIESLNQINQQILDKSQFFTNLFAQLTAFAQNSTQKVMFWERLKSFMISFHKLIASVIQKN; from the coding sequence ATGACACATAACTTCTTTAATACGCCTGAAAACAATCAAGAATTTTCAGAATCTGAGTCAACACATATTCTTAAAGCTACTGTTGATGAATCTGGGCAAGCATTTATCGATGAAGAGCAACCGAATGTTGATGATGAATGGGCGCGGTATTTTACGGAAACAGTCAGATATATTCGCCAATCTCTAATTAAAGAAGATATTCTCAAAACTGCAACAGAAGAAGTTCGTCGGGTATTAGATTGCGATCGCGTCGTAGTTTATAGTTTGAATAAGCAATCACAGGGATTGATAAGTGCCGAATCGGTTTCTCCTCGCTTCACAAAAGGTTTGGGAAGGATAATAAAAGATCCTTGTTTTGAAGCAAGGTACATGGAAAAATATCAAGATGGAAGAGTTAAGGCAATTGCCAATATTTACGAAGCCAATCTTGCAGCTTGTTACATCGAGCAACTAGAAAAACTCGAAGTTAAAGCGAATTTAGTTGCACCAATTATTAATGAAGGCAAGCTAATAGGTTTATTGGTTGCTCATCAATGTTCCCAACCACGTTATTGGCTTTCCCATGAAATTACCTGGTTTTCTCAGATTGCGATGCAAGTGGGTTTTGCTCTCGATAGCGCCAATATTTTAATCGAGGTTGCAAATTTAAAAAAGCAAGCAGACGGCGAAGCTCAATGGACGCAATATTTTACTGACACCGTAAAACTAATTCGCCAATCTCTTAATCGTGAAGATATTCTCGAAGTTGCCACCGAAGAAGTGCGGCGGATATTAGAGTGCGATCGCGTAGTAATCTATGGATTAAATCAAGATTCTTATGGAGTCATAATTGCCGAATCGGTAGCTCCTCGCTTCACTAAAGGCTTGGGAATGATATTGCAAGATCCATGTTTTGAAGAAAAGTATTTTGACAAGTATCAAAATGGCAGGGTTAGAGTAATTCCCAATATTTATCAAGCCAATCTGACTCCTTGCCATATTACTCAACTTGAAAGATTAGAAATCAAAGCGAATTTAGTCGCACCAATTATCAACGAAGGTAAGCTGCTGGGTTTGTTGGTTGCCAATCAATGTTCTCAATTCCGCGATTGGCATTCTTACGAAGTCAGATGGTTTTCTCAAATTGCCATGCAAGTAGGTTTCGCTTTAGAAAATGCTAACGTTTTAGCAGAAGCTGACTCACTTAAAGACAAAGTAGATACCGAAGCTCAATGGACGCAATATTTTACCGACACCGTAAAACTAATTCGCCAATCTCTTAATCGTGAAGATATTCTTGAAGTTGCCACCGAAGAAGTAAGGCGCATATTAGAGTGCGATCGCGTAGTAATATATGGATTAAATCAGGATTCTTATGGAGTCATAATTGCCGAATCGGTAGCTCCTCGCTTCACTAAAGGTTTGGGAATGATATTGCAAGATCCATGTTTTGAAGAAAAGTATTTTGACAAGTATCAAAATGGTAGGGTTAGAGTAATTCCCAACATTTATCAAGCCAATCTAACTCCTTGTCATATTACTCAACTTGAAAAATTAGAAATCAAAGCGAATTTAGTCGCACCAATTATCAACGAAGGTAAGCTGCTGGGTTTGTTGGTTGCCAATCAATGTTCTCAATTCCGCGATTGGCATTCTTACGAAGTCAGATGGTTTTCCCAGATTGCTATGCAAGTAGGTTTTGCTTTAGAAAATGCCAAACTGATAGAAAGCAATGCTAAAGCAAATGAATTAAATAAAAGTCTTTTTCTTCCCCAGCAAGAAGATTTGAGGAAGGTAATTATCGAACTATCTCAGGATAGCAAAATGATATTTAAGGTTTTTTGGAATAAGGCTTTAAATATCTCTAATTATGTTGCTGCTTGCGGTAAAGAAATTCACGAAATTCTCGATGCTGCTCAACTCATAAAAATAACCGGCGAGGAAGTGGAAAAACAAATACAAAGGAACTATGATTTACTAGAATCAGAAAGAGAAAATATTAAATTGACATTAGAGAATATTCCTTTACTTCAGGAAGCTGCTAAAGATGGTGAGATGAGAGTGAAGCAACTTGATGAGCATTGCCAAAATCTCTGTAATTATATTTCACAGCTTGATGTTCGTATAGCCAAACAAGTAAGCAATTCAGAAAATAACTCGGAAAAAGCCCAGATAACAAAAGAAGAATTCTCGGGAGCTACAGCAGAAACTCAACCTCTGTTGACTTCTGATATTGCAAAAATCAACGAAATAGTTGAAATAATAGAAGTTAGAAATCAAGAGATTTCAACTTGGGTACAATCATTACAAAACAACAAGCAAAAACTCGACACAATTGTGACTGCAAACATTCAAACCAGTAGATTAATAAGTACAATCACTAAAACTGCTAATAGTCAGAAAGAAGCTTCCGCGCAGTTAGAAAAATACATAGAGTCTCTCAACCAAATTAATCAGCAGATATTAGATAAATCGCAATTCTTCACCAACCTGTTCGCCCAGTTGACAGCATTTGCTCAGAATAGTACGCAAAAAGTTATGTTTTGGGAACGTTTAAAAAGCTTTATGATTTCTTTTCATAAATTAATTGCATCTGTAATCCAAAAAAATTAG
- a CDS encoding FkbM family methyltransferase — translation MLNWNLVREVGYPKFFYRYFIRQFYKRVLQQDNILKLNQGVSINLPRNSKFGTELFLKNGFVDWGSEEYLIKYLDKSKSFLDIGANIGYYSLLVSPYCHSVYAFEPDLRSIAALKQNAQKVDNIQVIQEAVYSKVGEMQFDISKLPELSSLNTKSKNYNNCINVKVDTLDNFASKHPDLKVTAIKTDVEGADTEVLLGGKNLIKKEQPLILSEAFPDSRVLKFAKELDYLIFAFIKFKDKSKMHLKPKFIQITKYPQGFRPKMIFLVPTRLHNQFLQLVQPHEL, via the coding sequence ATGTTAAATTGGAATCTTGTTCGTGAAGTTGGCTATCCTAAGTTTTTTTATAGATATTTTATCAGACAATTTTATAAACGCGTTCTTCAACAAGATAATATTCTGAAATTAAATCAAGGGGTATCAATAAATCTTCCTCGCAACAGTAAATTTGGAACTGAACTTTTTTTAAAAAATGGTTTTGTTGATTGGGGAAGCGAAGAATATTTAATTAAATACCTTGATAAATCCAAAAGCTTTTTAGATATCGGCGCTAATATTGGTTACTATTCGCTACTGGTTTCTCCTTACTGTCATAGCGTTTATGCTTTTGAACCGGATTTAAGGAGTATCGCGGCTTTAAAACAAAATGCCCAAAAAGTTGATAATATCCAAGTTATTCAAGAAGCTGTTTATTCAAAAGTTGGTGAAATGCAGTTTGATATTAGCAAGCTACCTGAGTTAAGCAGCTTAAATACGAAATCAAAAAATTATAATAACTGTATTAACGTGAAAGTTGATACTTTAGATAATTTTGCCAGCAAGCATCCAGATTTAAAAGTGACTGCTATTAAGACAGATGTGGAAGGTGCAGATACTGAAGTGTTGTTAGGAGGAAAAAATTTAATTAAAAAGGAACAGCCTTTAATTTTATCTGAAGCTTTTCCCGATAGCCGCGTTTTGAAGTTTGCTAAGGAACTTGATTATCTTATTTTTGCTTTTATCAAGTTCAAAGATAAATCGAAAATGCATTTAAAGCCAAAATTTATTCAAATTACTAAATATCCTCAAGGCTTTCGTCCAAAAATGATTTTTTTAGTGCCGACGAGACTTCATAATCAGTTTTTGCAATTAGTGCAACCCCATGAATTATAG
- a CDS encoding LysR family transcriptional regulator — protein MDRIAWMQSFVRTVETGSFSAVARELETTQPTISKQIAALEEYLDVQLLVRSTRTLNLTEAGEQFYQQCLRVLETLAEAEASVGERKKPSGTLRVNCGVSFGQLQIVPRIKAFLQRYPDIKLDLMMNDGFIDLVEEGVDLAIRIGNHQDTSLISQRIGTTRRVTAASHEYFEENGEPRKPQELIHHNCIVYTRLSTGNEWYFQSQDKTIKVKVTGNFQTNNSTAIREAVLSGIGISVLPIWLFGDCINNGKLKVILKEYQPTPLPINAVYRRGRFIPAKVRCFINFLAQEFEIDPWVSGFGQVKG, from the coding sequence ATGGATAGAATCGCTTGGATGCAAAGCTTTGTACGCACGGTTGAAACTGGTAGTTTTTCTGCTGTGGCTCGGGAGTTGGAAACTACGCAACCTACTATCAGCAAACAAATTGCAGCTTTGGAGGAATATTTGGATGTACAGCTTTTAGTACGTTCGACGAGAACTTTAAATTTGACTGAGGCGGGGGAGCAGTTTTATCAACAATGTCTAAGGGTTTTGGAAACGTTAGCCGAAGCTGAAGCTAGCGTTGGAGAAAGAAAAAAACCTAGTGGTACTCTGCGGGTTAATTGTGGGGTATCTTTTGGACAGTTACAAATAGTTCCGCGTATTAAGGCTTTTTTGCAGCGCTATCCCGATATCAAGCTGGATTTGATGATGAATGATGGTTTTATCGATTTAGTTGAGGAAGGAGTAGATTTAGCGATTAGAATTGGCAACCATCAAGATACATCTTTAATTAGTCAGCGTATCGGCACTACTCGCCGTGTAACTGCTGCTTCTCATGAATACTTTGAAGAAAATGGAGAACCTAGAAAACCTCAAGAGTTAATTCATCATAACTGTATTGTTTATACTCGACTTTCAACAGGGAATGAATGGTATTTTCAAAGTCAAGATAAAACTATAAAAGTAAAAGTTACAGGAAATTTTCAAACAAATAATTCTACTGCTATCCGGGAAGCTGTTTTATCTGGAATTGGTATTTCTGTATTGCCTATTTGGTTATTTGGTGACTGTATCAATAATGGAAAACTCAAGGTTATTTTAAAAGAATATCAACCGACACCTTTACCGATAAATGCTGTTTATAGAAGAGGTCGATTTATACCAGCGAAGGTTCGCTGTTTTATCAATTTTTTGGCACAGGAGTTTGAAATTGACCCTTGGGTTTCGGGTTTTGGGCAGGTTAAAGGTTAA
- a CDS encoding peroxiredoxin-like family protein — protein sequence MNLQTALNNFQAEFKEKVPAEAAATMERAANELLQEFEARNLIKIGDIAPDFTLADAVGNKISLKERLTKGAVILTFYRGGWCPYCNLELRAYQQLLPEIERLGASLIAVSPQTPDASLSTAEKNDLEFDVLSDVDLTAARTYGLVFELSQELKALYQQWGIDLPKNNGNNEWKLPVPGTFVIDQNGRIAASYINTDYTKRLEPKEAIAALQKLSHAAAV from the coding sequence ATGAATTTACAAACAGCACTAAATAACTTTCAAGCTGAATTTAAAGAAAAAGTACCTGCTGAAGCTGCTGCAACTATGGAAAGAGCAGCAAACGAACTGCTTCAAGAGTTTGAAGCCAGAAACTTAATTAAAATTGGAGATATAGCTCCTGATTTTACTCTTGCCGATGCTGTCGGTAACAAGATTAGTCTGAAAGAGAGATTGACAAAAGGCGCTGTTATTCTTACTTTCTATCGCGGTGGCTGGTGTCCTTACTGTAATTTAGAATTACGCGCTTATCAGCAACTATTACCGGAAATTGAGAGATTGGGGGCTTCGTTGATTGCAGTTTCTCCCCAAACACCAGACGCTTCTTTAAGTACCGCAGAGAAAAACGACCTTGAATTTGATGTATTGAGCGATGTTGATTTAACTGCTGCCAGAACTTACGGGCTTGTATTTGAGTTAAGTCAAGAATTAAAAGCGCTTTACCAGCAGTGGGGGATAGATTTACCAAAGAATAATGGCAATAATGAATGGAAATTACCCGTTCCCGGTACATTTGTCATCGACCAAAACGGACGTATAGCCGCTTCTTACATTAATACCGACTATACCAAGAGATTGGAACCAAAAGAAGCGATCGCCGCATTACAAAAATTGTCTCATGCAGCTGCTGTTTAA
- a CDS encoding class I SAM-dependent methyltransferase — protein sequence MGFYSQKIFPYLLDWSLSDSTFNQYRQEVLAEVEGEVLEIGFGTGLNLSFYPDEIHKIITVDNNPGVNKLAQKRIEKSSITVDHRILSGENLPMADNTFDSVVSTWTLCSIEKVEQAVKEIHRVLKPGGKFFFIEHGLSNEPSIQTWQNRLNPIQNVIADGCNLNRNIRSIVQQQFIRVNVEEFYADKTPKFLGYMYQGVAVKG from the coding sequence ATGGGATTCTATTCGCAGAAAATTTTTCCTTATCTTCTTGACTGGTCGCTATCAGATTCTACTTTTAATCAATATCGTCAAGAAGTTTTAGCAGAAGTTGAAGGAGAAGTATTAGAAATTGGTTTTGGTACGGGTTTAAATCTTTCCTTCTATCCAGATGAAATTCATAAAATAATTACTGTTGATAATAATCCGGGAGTTAATAAACTGGCGCAAAAGCGAATCGAAAAATCTTCCATAACGGTAGACCATAGAATCTTAAGTGGCGAAAATCTACCGATGGCTGATAACACTTTTGATAGCGTTGTTAGTACTTGGACTTTATGCAGTATAGAAAAAGTTGAACAAGCTGTCAAAGAAATTCATCGAGTATTAAAACCGGGTGGAAAATTCTTTTTTATAGAGCACGGTTTGAGTAATGAGCCATCAATTCAAACTTGGCAAAATCGGTTAAATCCGATACAGAATGTGATTGCCGATGGCTGCAACCTCAATCGAAATATTCGCTCTATTGTGCAACAACAATTTATTCGGGTAAATGTAGAAGAATTTTATGCAGATAAGACACCCAAGTTTTTGGGATATATGTATCAAGGGGTGGCGGTGAAAGGTTAA
- a CDS encoding iron uptake porin, whose product MIQNISKLWICSPALLGTTLIMATATVGLTPQLATAAQSDSEVIVEDLSHVEKTSFQLSEIPQNQENKIDLSVDSKQNSNVLSVDKLAQAKKKPVKSQVTSVSQLSDVQPTDWAFAALQSLVERYGCIAGYPNGTYRGNRALTRYEFAAGLNACLDRVNELIATATADIVSREDLATLQRLQEEFSAELATLRGRVDALEARTAELEANQFSTTTKLQGEAAFTLAGVEGDDVDAEIVFNERIRLQLVSSFTGKDKLFTRLTTGNIGNSFADEIGTNEGRFAFDGPGTNDVVLDRLHYVFPVGDKLKVTTMASLGAHHFYADVFNSGLNAGGGATGAMSRFAERNPIYRLGIAGSTTGVGFSYKLADAIKIEGGYLAKNGSDPDEKAGLFNGNYSAMGQLVFQPAKRFKFGLTYVNGYDPGDGTFAWGGTGTDFANLNDTGARRINSNSYGVQAQLDLSSKFSIRGWGSYTDVDFRGGGDAEIWNYALALVFPDLGKKGGLGAIIAGAEPYAGEISPRPANFENDTPLHVEALYKYPINDNISITPGIIWLKSPNQDEDNEDVFIGALRTTFTF is encoded by the coding sequence GTGATACAGAATATTTCTAAATTATGGATTTGTAGTCCTGCTTTATTAGGTACTACGTTAATCATGGCAACTGCTACAGTAGGTTTAACACCACAGTTAGCAACAGCAGCCCAGAGCGATTCTGAGGTAATTGTTGAAGATTTAAGTCATGTAGAAAAGACATCTTTTCAGTTAAGTGAAATTCCTCAAAATCAGGAAAATAAGATAGATTTATCAGTTGATTCTAAGCAAAATTCAAACGTATTATCTGTAGATAAACTGGCTCAAGCCAAGAAAAAGCCAGTAAAATCTCAAGTCACTTCAGTCTCTCAACTATCAGATGTTCAGCCTACAGATTGGGCATTTGCAGCTTTACAATCATTAGTCGAACGCTACGGTTGTATAGCGGGTTATCCGAATGGAACTTATCGCGGCAATCGTGCTTTAACTCGTTACGAATTCGCGGCTGGTTTGAATGCTTGTTTGGATAGAGTTAATGAGTTGATTGCTACTGCTACTGCTGATATCGTATCTCGTGAAGATTTAGCAACCCTACAGCGCTTGCAGGAAGAATTTTCTGCCGAACTTGCAACTCTGCGCGGTAGAGTTGATGCTTTAGAAGCTCGTACAGCAGAACTCGAAGCAAATCAATTTTCTACTACCACCAAACTTCAGGGTGAAGCAGCATTTACCCTTGCTGGTGTTGAAGGAGATGATGTAGATGCTGAAATTGTATTTAACGAAAGAATTCGTCTTCAGTTAGTATCTAGTTTCACGGGTAAAGATAAGTTATTTACTCGTTTAACCACTGGAAACATCGGTAACTCATTTGCGGACGAAATCGGTACTAACGAAGGTCGTTTTGCTTTTGACGGTCCCGGAACCAATGATGTTGTCCTTGATAGATTGCACTATGTCTTCCCGGTGGGTGACAAACTCAAAGTTACTACAATGGCAAGTTTGGGAGCGCACCACTTCTATGCAGATGTGTTCAACTCCGGCTTAAATGCTGGTGGTGGTGCAACTGGTGCAATGTCCCGATTCGCGGAACGAAATCCGATTTATCGCTTAGGAATTGCTGGCTCTACAACAGGTGTTGGTTTTAGCTATAAGTTAGCTGATGCCATTAAAATTGAGGGCGGTTATCTTGCTAAAAATGGTTCCGATCCTGACGAAAAAGCAGGATTATTTAATGGCAACTATTCTGCTATGGGACAGCTTGTCTTTCAACCAGCTAAAAGATTTAAATTCGGTTTGACTTATGTAAACGGTTACGATCCAGGTGATGGAACTTTTGCTTGGGGCGGAACCGGAACCGACTTTGCTAATTTGAATGATACAGGAGCAAGACGAATTAACAGTAATTCCTACGGCGTACAGGCTCAACTCGATCTCAGTTCTAAATTCAGCATTCGCGGTTGGGGTAGTTATACCGATGTCGATTTTCGCGGCGGAGGAGATGCCGAAATCTGGAACTATGCCCTAGCTTTAGTGTTCCCCGACTTGGGTAAAAAAGGTGGTTTAGGTGCAATTATTGCAGGTGCGGAACCTTATGCTGGCGAAATTTCACCAAGACCTGCTAACTTTGAAAATGACACACCCCTACATGTTGAAGCGTTATACAAATATCCTATCAACGACAACATTTCAATTACACCAGGAATCATTTGGTTAAAGTCTCCCAATCAAGACGAAGATAATGAAGATGTCTTCATTGGTGCATTGAGAACTACGTTTACTTTTTAA
- the gloA gene encoding lactoylglutathione lyase produces the protein MEYLHTMVRVSDLEKSLDFYCKKLGLVEVRRKESEKGRFTLVFLAAPQDVDKVKESTSPLVELTYNWDPEDYQGGRNFGHLAYRVDDIYETCERLKSGGVTINRPPRDGHMAFVRSPDNISIELLQKGDALPPKEPWASMQNTGSW, from the coding sequence ATGGAATATCTACACACAATGGTTCGCGTCAGCGATTTAGAAAAATCGCTCGACTTTTATTGCAAAAAGCTCGGATTAGTCGAAGTTAGGAGAAAAGAAAGCGAAAAAGGACGTTTTACTTTAGTTTTTCTTGCCGCACCTCAAGACGTTGACAAAGTAAAAGAATCAACCTCTCCCCTAGTAGAACTTACTTACAACTGGGACCCCGAAGATTATCAAGGTGGACGCAATTTTGGACACCTTGCCTATCGAGTTGATGATATTTACGAAACCTGCGAACGTCTGAAATCAGGCGGCGTTACCATCAATCGCCCCCCACGCGACGGACACATGGCATTCGTGCGATCGCCTGATAATATCTCCATAGAACTCCTGCAAAAAGGAGACGCACTACCACCGAAAGAACCTTGGGCTTCAATGCAAAATACTGGAAGCTGGTAA
- a CDS encoding TetR/AcrR family transcriptional regulator, with protein MSKGKETKEKILHQAAGLFNTRGYAGASISDIMQVTGLKKGGIYNHFQSKDDLALQAFDYAVDLIKQRYRGALKNKRHAVERLRGIISVFRANIDNPAIEGGCPLMNTAIESDDAHPLLRQRAQTVMDDWREMVCKVIEKGIARGEIRSGVNPDEVATVMITLLEGAVMMSKLYDDGIHLERAINHLNHYIKVELQA; from the coding sequence ATGTCCAAAGGTAAAGAAACCAAAGAAAAAATATTGCACCAAGCAGCCGGATTGTTTAACACTCGTGGCTATGCTGGTGCGTCTATTTCCGACATCATGCAGGTGACAGGATTAAAGAAGGGGGGGATTTATAATCATTTCCAAAGCAAAGACGATTTAGCATTGCAAGCATTTGACTATGCAGTTGATCTGATAAAACAGCGTTATCGCGGTGCTTTGAAAAATAAACGTCATGCAGTTGAACGTTTACGAGGAATTATCAGCGTATTTCGCGCTAATATCGATAATCCAGCGATTGAGGGAGGATGTCCCTTGATGAATACTGCGATTGAAAGCGATGATGCTCACCCGTTGTTACGACAACGCGCTCAAACGGTAATGGATGATTGGCGAGAGATGGTTTGCAAGGTGATCGAAAAAGGAATTGCGAGGGGTGAAATTCGTTCCGGAGTGAATCCCGATGAAGTTGCAACCGTAATGATTACATTACTCGAAGGTGCGGTAATGATGAGCAAATTGTATGATGATGGGATTCACTTGGAGAGAGCAATTAACCATTTGAATCATTATATTAAGGTTGAATTACAAGCGTAG